One Paenibacillus sp. FSL W8-0186 genomic window carries:
- a CDS encoding alpha/beta fold hydrolase, whose translation MSPSTRSDLPLNTGLKTDTPTPSIDVLTARHVSLKHILVALLLSALFFLLFCFIVLHGYIAWVLSNPNVAPLYSNPKLSKNLAYEDVLFQAADGSRMMQGWYIPAENSRKTIVFSHGYGANREEPWVPMYDLAHYANRLNYNVLMFDYGFASQKSKEVATGGKKEAEQLLGAINLAKQRGADEIVVWGFSMGAGTALQAALTSKDIDGMILDSTFLLEPDTMYHNIRQHIDLPRRPSLEIIGMLLPVLNGTSMRQIPYTEVKSMDYPFPTLFIHGTEDEKAPYPIAEKLAENQTNEASEVWIVEGSHHEMIFREHPKDYLRKVSSFLSRIESAK comes from the coding sequence ATGAGTCCATCAACCCGGAGTGATCTTCCCTTAAATACAGGGTTAAAGACGGACACTCCAACACCATCGATCGATGTACTGACTGCACGTCATGTCAGCCTCAAACATATTCTAGTGGCACTGTTATTATCCGCATTATTTTTTCTGCTGTTCTGTTTTATTGTGCTGCATGGCTATATTGCCTGGGTATTGTCCAACCCGAATGTGGCTCCGCTCTATTCCAATCCAAAGCTGTCCAAGAACCTGGCTTATGAGGATGTCCTCTTCCAGGCAGCCGACGGCAGCCGCATGATGCAGGGCTGGTACATTCCTGCAGAGAATTCCCGCAAAACTATCGTCTTCAGCCATGGATACGGTGCTAATCGTGAGGAGCCCTGGGTCCCCATGTATGATCTTGCGCATTATGCCAATCGGCTGAACTACAACGTCCTGATGTTTGATTACGGGTTTGCCTCCCAGAAGAGCAAAGAGGTCGCCACCGGCGGTAAAAAAGAAGCCGAGCAATTGCTTGGGGCCATCAACCTGGCCAAACAGCGAGGCGCTGATGAAATCGTCGTATGGGGATTTTCGATGGGCGCAGGTACGGCTCTGCAAGCCGCATTGACGAGCAAAGACATCGACGGGATGATTCTCGACAGTACCTTCCTGTTGGAGCCGGATACGATGTATCATAATATCCGTCAGCATATTGACCTGCCACGGCGTCCCTCGCTGGAAATCATCGGCATGCTGCTCCCGGTGCTCAACGGCACTAGCATGCGCCAGATTCCGTATACAGAGGTCAAATCAATGGATTACCCCTTCCCGACTCTGTTCATTCACGGAACCGAAGACGAGAAGGCGCCTTATCCAATAGCTGAAAAACTGGCCGAAAATCAAACCAACGAGGCATCTGAGGTATGGATTGTCGAAGGCTCCCATCATGAAATGATTTTTCGGGAGCACCCCAAAGATTATTTGCGCAAAGTGTCCTCATTCCTTAGCCGGATAGAATCCGCTAAGTAA
- a CDS encoding IclR family transcriptional regulator, with protein MEDRKLTVRAVERALDILMCFTKGNEFSLTEIASSIGLHKSTVHRLMTTLEEKGFVIRDNATEKYRLGLKIWELSAHLSHNDDPAVLLLPQMEQLRDRLGETVSLYLRDGTDRLRIQAVQSNQAIRRVAAVGARLPLYVGASSKVLVAYADESVLQAVLDSPDWPAAVDKGQYVAQLQEIRQLGFATSYEEREPGAAAVAAPIFDRNGKVAAALSVSGPVSRLSPDTLIEFGPVLIEAARDMGMMIHA; from the coding sequence GTGGAAGACCGTAAACTAACCGTGCGCGCGGTAGAGCGGGCGCTTGATATATTAATGTGCTTTACGAAAGGGAATGAGTTTAGTTTAACGGAAATCGCCAGCAGCATCGGTCTGCATAAAAGTACGGTTCACCGGCTGATGACAACGTTGGAGGAGAAGGGGTTCGTCATTCGGGACAATGCTACGGAAAAATATCGGCTTGGCCTAAAAATATGGGAGCTGTCCGCGCATTTATCGCATAATGATGATCCGGCTGTTCTACTGCTTCCGCAAATGGAACAGCTTCGCGACCGGCTCGGAGAGACGGTCAGCCTGTATTTGCGGGATGGTACGGACCGGCTGAGAATCCAGGCTGTTCAGAGCAACCAAGCGATCCGCAGGGTCGCTGCGGTCGGTGCGAGACTGCCGCTGTACGTCGGGGCGTCCAGCAAGGTGTTGGTCGCCTACGCCGATGAATCGGTGCTGCAAGCCGTGCTGGACAGCCCTGATTGGCCCGCAGCCGTGGATAAAGGCCAATACGTGGCTCAGCTTCAGGAGATTCGCCAGCTTGGTTTTGCGACGAGCTACGAGGAGCGGGAGCCCGGAGCTGCAGCGGTGGCGGCGCCGATCTTCGATCGAAACGGCAAGGTGGCGGCAGCCTTATCCGTCTCGGGTCCGGTCAGTCGGTTGTCGCCGGACACGCTGATCGAATTTGGCCCCGTGCTGATCGAAGCGGCGCGGGATATGGGCATGATGATTCATGCCTAA
- a CDS encoding DUF5808 domain-containing protein, with amino-acid sequence MPILFTLMLVLMFIPIVASLAFMPYLTRETISFGISVSEETFRSEQLRRMRKQYATISLVIYIPLLFAGLYASMQSNTTLQGTLLGVVISLIAVISIALNILFHFKMKKIKASLPAAAKGKTVLAVDTSFHRQKLVLSNKWFFIHVGLTLASTAAALFNYDRFPEQIALKFDMQGNVINSAAKSYTTVLFPNIMQLLIIAIFIFVNWSILRSKQQLSAGDPERSVRQNAVFRRRWSMFTVLSGLAMVSLFSFIQLNMIYQLESSIILLVSLLIPIFVVLFAVALSFTTGQGGSRVARSETGSPVQPVNDDAQWKLGFIYYNPNDPSFFVEKRFGIGWTLNFAHPMVWLVFLGIIIVIALPAFLGQ; translated from the coding sequence ATGCCTATTTTATTTACGCTTATGCTTGTATTAATGTTTATTCCCATCGTAGCCTCTCTTGCTTTCATGCCCTATCTGACACGTGAGACGATAAGCTTCGGGATTTCGGTCAGCGAGGAAACCTTTCGCAGCGAACAGCTTCGCCGGATGCGCAAGCAATATGCGACAATCAGCCTAGTTATTTATATTCCGCTGCTTTTTGCCGGACTTTATGCTTCCATGCAAAGCAATACGACGCTTCAAGGAACCCTGCTCGGCGTTGTCATCAGTTTAATCGCAGTGATATCGATCGCGCTTAATATACTCTTTCATTTCAAAATGAAGAAAATCAAGGCTTCCCTCCCCGCAGCGGCTAAAGGAAAAACGGTGCTTGCCGTCGATACCTCCTTCCACCGCCAGAAGCTGGTTCTTTCGAATAAATGGTTCTTTATCCATGTAGGCCTGACATTGGCCAGCACGGCTGCTGCGCTCTTCAATTACGATCGATTCCCTGAGCAGATTGCCCTAAAATTCGATATGCAGGGCAACGTGATCAACAGTGCGGCCAAATCTTATACTACCGTGTTATTCCCTAACATCATGCAATTGTTAATCATCGCCATCTTTATCTTTGTGAATTGGAGTATTCTGCGGAGCAAGCAGCAGCTTAGCGCCGGAGATCCCGAGCGTTCGGTCCGGCAAAATGCGGTCTTCCGCCGCCGCTGGTCGATGTTCACCGTGTTGTCCGGCCTAGCTATGGTCAGCCTGTTCTCATTCATCCAGCTGAATATGATATACCAGCTTGAGAGCAGCATCATCTTGCTTGTCAGCCTGCTCATCCCAATCTTTGTCGTGTTGTTCGCTGTCGCTCTCTCCTTTACAACGGGACAGGGAGGCAGCCGGGTCGCACGCTCAGAGACCGGATCTCCGGTACAGCCGGTCAACGACGATGCTCAATGGAAGCTTGGCTTTATTTACTATAATCCGAACGACCCCTCGTTTTTCGTGGAAAAAAGATTCGGCATCGGCTGGACGCTCAACTTCGCCCACCCGATGGTCTGGCTCGTATTTCTAGGCATCATCATCGTCATCGCCCTTCCTGCCTTCCTTGGCCAGTAG
- a CDS encoding GntR family transcriptional regulator, with product MIIELDMQSDVPIYTQLVNQIIEGIASGRLKLGEPLPSVRSLASDIGINLHTVNKAYTLLKQDGYIQVHRQRGVVVDPDGMPPVTEEFMAKQHSQLKPIVAEAICRGMDKQQLMDLVERIHQEITETDNEKENA from the coding sequence TTGATTATAGAGCTGGATATGCAGTCGGATGTTCCTATTTACACACAGCTGGTCAATCAGATTATCGAAGGGATTGCCAGCGGACGATTGAAGCTCGGAGAGCCGCTCCCCTCGGTTCGGAGCTTGGCCTCGGATATTGGCATCAATCTTCATACCGTAAACAAGGCGTACACCCTGCTGAAGCAGGACGGATACATTCAGGTGCATCGGCAGCGCGGGGTCGTCGTTGATCCGGATGGCATGCCTCCAGTCACAGAGGAATTCATGGCCAAGCAGCACAGCCAACTGAAGCCGATCGTCGCCGAAGCGATATGCCGGGGAATGGATAAACAGCAGTTAATGGATTTGGTAGAGCGAATCCATCAGGAAATCACCGAAACCGACAACGAAAAGGAGAATGCATAA
- the acnA gene encoding aconitate hydratase AcnA: MSTKDFFSVSRTLEAGGKKYRYFDLQLLEEKGLGPVSKLPFSIKVLLEAAVRQFDGRAITEEHVKQIAGWSQGRDENKEIPFIPARIVLQDFTGVPVVVDLAAMRDTVKKAGGDPKQINPLVPVDLVIDHSVMVDAFGTPDALEYNMKVEFERNEERYRFLRWAQTAFNNFRAVPPATGIVHQVNLEYLASVAATKTIDGETVVFPDSLVGTDSHTTMINGLGVVGWGVGGIEAEAGMLGQPLYFVAPEVIGFKLVGSLTEGATATDLALTVTQMLRKKGVVGKFVEFYGPGLANISLADRATVANMAPEYGATIGYFPVDDETLAYLRSTGRSEEQIALVEAYYKAQGMFRTSSTVDPEFTDLIELDLASVVPSLAGPKRPQDRIELTDMKENFNDIIRTPIDKGGYGLSDEKINQKVTIKHPDGSTSELGTGAVVIAAITSCTNTSNPSVMIGAGLLAKKAVERGLKKPGYVKSSLTPGSLVVSEYLEKAGLMDSFEALGFHVAGYGCATCIGNSGPLPDEVSAAIADNDLTVAAVLSGNRNFEGRVHAQVKANYLASPPLVVAYALAGTVNIDLQNDPIGYDQNDQPVYLKDIWPTSAEIKEAIGLSVKPEMFRSKYENVFTQNERWNAIPVPEGELYEWDEKSTYIQNPPFFEKIGEGLQDIADVRGARVLALLGDSVTTDHISPAGNISPTSPAGIYLNDHGVARKDFNSYGSRRGNHEVMMRGTFANIRIRNQVAPGTEGGVTKYLPTDELMSIYDASMNYQANGQNLVVIAGKEYGTGSSRDWAAKGTYLLGVKAVIAESFERIHRSNLVGMGVLPLQFQEGHGWKTLGIDGTETFDILGLSNDVKPGQELTVVATRQDGTQFEFTVIARLDSMVDVDYYHNGGILQTVLRQMIQAGK, translated from the coding sequence ATGTCAACGAAGGATTTTTTCTCTGTTTCCCGCACCTTGGAAGCCGGCGGGAAGAAATACCGTTACTTTGATCTGCAACTGTTGGAAGAGAAAGGACTAGGCCCTGTTTCCAAGCTGCCATTCTCCATTAAGGTACTTCTGGAAGCAGCCGTTCGGCAATTTGACGGCAGAGCCATCACTGAGGAGCATGTGAAGCAAATCGCCGGCTGGAGCCAAGGCCGCGATGAGAATAAAGAGATTCCGTTTATTCCAGCCCGCATCGTTCTTCAAGACTTCACGGGCGTTCCCGTCGTCGTTGACCTTGCTGCGATGCGCGACACCGTCAAGAAAGCTGGCGGTGATCCGAAGCAGATCAATCCGCTTGTCCCGGTTGATCTCGTTATTGACCACTCCGTCATGGTCGATGCCTTCGGTACGCCAGATGCGCTGGAATACAATATGAAAGTTGAATTCGAGCGCAATGAGGAGCGCTACCGCTTCCTGCGCTGGGCGCAAACCGCCTTCAATAACTTCCGCGCTGTTCCGCCGGCTACGGGTATCGTTCACCAAGTCAACCTGGAATATTTGGCATCTGTAGCCGCTACTAAAACCATTGACGGCGAAACTGTCGTATTCCCGGATTCCCTCGTTGGAACCGACTCCCATACGACGATGATTAACGGTCTTGGTGTAGTGGGCTGGGGTGTCGGCGGCATCGAGGCTGAAGCTGGCATGCTCGGGCAACCGCTCTATTTTGTTGCACCTGAGGTGATCGGCTTTAAGCTTGTCGGCAGCCTGACGGAAGGCGCTACGGCGACCGACCTCGCCCTTACTGTAACGCAAATGCTGCGTAAAAAAGGCGTTGTCGGCAAATTCGTCGAGTTCTACGGACCAGGTCTTGCCAACATCAGCCTTGCCGACCGTGCAACAGTTGCCAACATGGCGCCTGAGTACGGCGCAACAATCGGCTACTTCCCGGTAGACGACGAGACGCTGGCATATCTGCGCAGCACAGGCCGTTCCGAAGAGCAAATCGCACTTGTTGAGGCGTACTATAAAGCACAAGGCATGTTCCGCACGAGCAGCACCGTAGATCCTGAGTTTACCGATCTGATCGAGCTGGATCTTGCTTCTGTCGTACCTAGCCTTGCAGGACCTAAGCGTCCGCAGGATCGCATCGAGCTGACGGATATGAAGGAGAACTTCAACGACATCATCCGGACTCCGATCGATAAAGGCGGATACGGGCTCAGCGATGAGAAGATCAACCAGAAGGTAACGATCAAGCATCCTGACGGCAGCACAAGCGAGCTCGGAACAGGAGCGGTCGTTATCGCTGCAATCACGAGCTGTACGAATACTTCCAACCCAAGCGTGATGATCGGCGCAGGATTGCTGGCGAAGAAAGCAGTCGAGCGCGGCCTGAAGAAACCAGGCTACGTGAAGAGCAGCTTGACGCCAGGTTCCCTTGTCGTTTCAGAATATCTGGAGAAAGCCGGACTCATGGATTCCTTTGAAGCGCTCGGCTTCCACGTTGCTGGTTACGGCTGCGCAACTTGTATCGGCAACTCCGGTCCGCTTCCAGATGAGGTCAGCGCAGCAATCGCCGACAACGACCTTACCGTAGCTGCTGTTCTGTCGGGTAACCGGAACTTCGAGGGTCGCGTGCATGCTCAGGTTAAAGCCAACTACCTGGCTTCTCCGCCGCTTGTCGTCGCTTACGCGCTGGCTGGAACGGTAAATATCGATCTGCAGAACGATCCGATCGGCTACGACCAGAACGATCAACCGGTCTATCTGAAAGACATCTGGCCGACTTCCGCGGAGATCAAAGAAGCGATCGGTCTCTCCGTGAAGCCAGAAATGTTCCGCAGCAAATACGAGAACGTATTTACTCAGAACGAGCGCTGGAATGCGATTCCGGTTCCGGAAGGCGAATTGTATGAGTGGGACGAGAAGTCCACTTACATCCAGAACCCGCCGTTCTTCGAGAAAATCGGCGAAGGGCTTCAGGACATCGCCGACGTTCGCGGAGCACGCGTACTCGCCCTACTCGGGGATTCGGTTACTACCGACCATATCTCGCCAGCCGGCAACATTTCGCCAACAAGCCCGGCGGGCATCTACTTGAACGATCACGGCGTTGCCCGCAAGGACTTCAACTCCTACGGCTCCCGCCGCGGTAACCATGAAGTCATGATGCGCGGTACGTTTGCTAACATCCGCATCCGTAACCAGGTTGCTCCTGGCACGGAAGGCGGCGTAACGAAATACCTGCCTACGGATGAGCTGATGTCCATCTACGACGCTTCGATGAACTATCAAGCCAATGGACAGAACCTCGTCGTCATCGCCGGTAAAGAATACGGTACGGGAAGCTCCCGCGACTGGGCGGCCAAAGGAACTTATCTGCTTGGCGTTAAAGCGGTCATCGCCGAAAGCTTCGAGCGGATTCACCGCAGCAACCTGGTCGGCATGGGCGTTCTTCCGCTCCAGTTCCAAGAGGGACATGGCTGGAAGACGCTAGGCATTGACGGCACCGAGACGTTCGATATCCTCGGATTGAGCAATGACGTCAAGCCTGGCCAAGAGCTGACCGTTGTAGCAACCCGCCAAGACGGTACACAGTTCGAATTTACGGTCATCGCCCGCCTCGACAGCATGGTTGATGTCGACTACTACCATAACGGCGGCATTCTGCAAACCGTTCTGCGCCAGATGATCCAAGCTGGCAAGTAA
- a CDS encoding amidase domain-containing protein — MSDEWRRTLSLYVNQHNQDEVDYRPKAAEAEAIVADLEYLMRRGERKRRLQEWYKERRATPLRCETRAKLLREIENRAGEIEVELQMARRTYYEKGGARHQEEVIDRQRLTLEREGGGWIITRIEQPVDERHAPFKLPLDRGSGEAGALGKLPGPYLNAQVLGPRTSRSTPYRREDAVLYADRWWDGFNPEFAEFEVDCTNYISQCLFAGGAPINYTGKRESGWWYKGYIKGREAWSYSWSVANALERLLAHSTSGLRAEAVDNPEQLQMGDVIIYDWDGDGSYQHSTIVTAFDAGGMPLVNAHTTPSKHRYWDYRNSYAWSENTVYRFFRIVDHF, encoded by the coding sequence GTGAGCGATGAATGGAGAAGAACGTTATCCCTATATGTGAATCAGCATAATCAGGACGAAGTAGATTATCGCCCCAAGGCTGCTGAGGCCGAGGCCATTGTGGCTGATTTGGAATATTTAATGCGCCGCGGTGAACGCAAACGCCGGCTTCAGGAATGGTACAAGGAACGGCGGGCAACCCCGCTTCGCTGCGAAACCCGCGCCAAGCTGCTGCGGGAAATCGAGAATCGGGCCGGCGAGATCGAGGTTGAGCTCCAAATGGCCCGCAGGACATATTATGAAAAAGGGGGAGCCCGCCATCAAGAGGAGGTTATCGACCGGCAGCGGCTGACACTGGAACGGGAAGGCGGAGGCTGGATCATAACGCGAATCGAACAGCCTGTAGACGAGCGCCATGCTCCGTTCAAGCTGCCCCTGGATAGAGGCAGCGGAGAAGCGGGAGCCTTAGGCAAGCTGCCGGGTCCTTACCTTAATGCGCAAGTGCTCGGTCCGCGAACCTCGCGCAGCACGCCTTACCGGCGCGAGGATGCGGTTCTTTACGCCGATCGCTGGTGGGATGGGTTTAATCCCGAATTTGCCGAATTTGAAGTGGATTGTACCAATTATATATCCCAGTGTCTCTTTGCAGGAGGGGCTCCAATAAACTATACTGGAAAAAGAGAATCGGGCTGGTGGTATAAAGGGTATATCAAGGGCCGGGAGGCATGGAGCTACAGCTGGTCTGTCGCTAACGCTCTTGAGCGCCTATTGGCCCATAGCACTTCTGGGCTTCGAGCCGAAGCCGTAGATAACCCGGAGCAGCTCCAAATGGGAGACGTCATCATCTATGATTGGGACGGTGACGGAAGCTATCAGCATAGCACGATCGTGACCGCATTCGATGCCGGCGGAATGCCGCTGGTGAATGCCCATACTACTCCGAGCAAGCACCGATATTGGGATTACCGGAATTCATACGCTTGGAGCGAGAATACCGTGTATCGCTTTTTTCGGATTGTGGATCATTTTTGA